Genomic DNA from Prunus persica cultivar Lovell chromosome G1, Prunus_persica_NCBIv2, whole genome shotgun sequence:
atttatctaAAAGGACACACTCTAGAAATTTACCTTAGAAAACTCAAGACCGGCTCTGTTGCTCGTAAATGTCTTTAGCTCAACTTTGATTATTGAGATCTTCTATAAACACAAGTCATGTCATAATCACATTATTAcataaattgaaatttataataaagttTATTAGTAAACAAAGGGAAACCCGTGAAATGATATTAAAAATAACTCTAAAACCTAAAATCTGTAATATGATTTATGCGGCAGTGGAAAAAACATTGACTAATTTGTTATGATCATTAAAATACTAAATAAACCAatcttaaaaggaaaaatatcactaaatatagAATTAGTTGGAATGTAATTCGTGATCTAAGAcaacatttttgttttaggaCTAACCAACAGATATTTTcattataatttgaattatgaaccgtgtattatatatttgaagATAAATATATGGATAAGTCATTTTCTTTGGTGTGGGGgtgtttttgaaatttggtAGAGAATCATAGTACTAGTAGATTGTGGGGTTGGGCAGCGAAGAAAGGATAAACCTAAAATCGGCGCTGAAAGAAACAGCCACCCACCCTCCATGTCCATTGCGTGGCAAAGGATACAGACAGCTCTTCTCTTCCCTCTCTACGCGAATAAAAGTCGCGGTTCCCTGAACCCCGTGACACGTGGTTGAGAGCCACCTACTGGGCCCCACCCTAATTAAAAGGCACAGACAAATCAAagtcacagagagagaaaagagctTAAATTATTGTTACTAGCTTTTATAGATGCGCTTCCACGTCTACGAgagactttaaaaaaaataaatagatagttgtgtttcataaaaataagatttattatcttatttttcttttaattttaatttttttaaatataaaaaaatataaatttatcatattatcctcatttaattaataattacaatttttaatatttacattaactaatgatattttttaatattttaaatatttcactattttttattttttgctttatatatatagattaatatatgtatattatttttggttgtatatatgtaccttttttttttctattttattttggggaGGCAACGAACTGAAACTTCtggtaccaaaaaaaaaaaacttatgcaaGTTGTTAAGTGACCATTACACCCGTACCAGTTGGAATTATGAGGATTTTATCTTTTGCCAGATTCTCACccggattaattttatttttaatttataaattaaacgGAGAACAAGTTAGGGATGGAAGTAGCATTCATGATGGGGTAAATTTATGCACTCTACCAACCACAAATTTGATCATAATTAATGACGACAAAAAGGAATCTATATATAAGTTAGAGAGATTAGGTAAAACTTAAAAGTTAAGAGGAGGGTAATAATAAGTTGTTTTGAGTATGTTGTCCATCAAATTAGATATATATGAGCAGAAAAGGTCAACGAAGCTAATTTCTCCAACATATGACCAACCTTATCTGTACATGATATGATCTGCTACCATAGTCTTCTCGAACTGGGCCTGATCAGGTATACGTACATTGCCCTTCCTTCCAGTTCACACAACAGTTTTgtctaaattacaatactGTACAAGATATGAGTTTTGTCTGTTGCTTATGAAACAGACTGTTCTATGGCCCACGCTCTCCAATCAACAATCATAGCCGTTGGATTTAATTGAATTGTCGTCATTGTTGACCCGGTCACAACCCCGAGATAAAATATCAACGGCTCATTTTGAGTAGTGGATTGGATGGACGGGTATAGATCTTACCATAGGGATAGGGAGCATCATCCTCGATGCACATTGGGATCTCATCTCATGTTCCCCAGCCATTGAAAATCCCTCAATGTCCCCTTTTACCCATTTGCCCATATTCTCATAAGGCGTACGATAGCGCCGCATATGCTCAGCTAACATGCGCTCATTTAACCGTTGGCGTCGAGGTTGAGTCATTTCCCATGCAGCAGCGCCAGGAGGCAGCAGTACACGTCTCCCcataaaatcaatttttttaacactatatttttctttgctttaaaCCCAATTATTAATAACCTAAGTATTTAATCTTGCGCGTGAAATGGGGGGCCCAATGAGGAATAGTGAACACGCCGTTTTCGACGGACACGGACGTTAAGGCAGCTTATGAGAGGGGTCAAGGGACTGTGCTTTTATTCACCTTGACGGGATTGACCCCGTGATTAACGGCGTTAAGGTCGGGGTCTTTCAGGAAGCCCTTGAATTACGCTACAATTCTCTCCCATATTGCTCTTTTTTCGCATTGGTTTCTCTCCTTTTTGTGGATTTTCGGTGGGGCCCGTAAACGGCTACTTGGGATTTGAGGTATGAGGGTGACAGGTGTCACCGTGTCACGTCAGCTGTGAAGCACCATTTACCAAGTGGGATTTACTATAGAGCGATGGGAAACCAATTTAACAAGCAAAAATTCTGTTAAGCCGCATGAACTTTTTGTACAAGTAGGTTATGTTAGTTGATCAATGCACAGTGTGTTCATTCTTTATAAtcgaattcaatttttttaatatatatatatatatatatattagagtagtttataatattattttattctaaAACCGCACTTCTTCTCCCTTTTATTGAGCTTACagtattataaaataaaattattatttttcaatcaGAAAAATCAATGTAGAGTGCAAGAAGACAGTCCCGATCttttggaccacaggagtctaagagattgtggtcactcaccgttagatattaatccaatggttcaaaaaagtttcttaaaaggagtgcaaaaGTGAGTGAactgttgaatttacatccaatggtgagtgaccacaaatctcttggacccctatagtccaagagatcaggactgtgcAAGAATAATTAGCGtttcattattttcctttAATGGAAATTCGCTCAAAATCTTTTCCAAACCAAATGTACGTATAATCCCCATGAGCATTGACTGTGTCCCTGGGGCGTGTATATTCGTCGCTCAGCCACTGATTTTGGCCACGTGTCCATTTCCCTGGGCGCCGAAATTTACACGCTGGCCCGGCAATTGAATTGCTCATATGCTTCGACATTATTTACTACACTGCCACCACAAGCTTGTTAGTTGTGGCAAATCCGTAAATCAGTGCAGTAATTCGAGGGTACTTTAGGAATGAATCTGCACCAATAAACATGAAAAGGGGCGGCACCTTGGGCGGTTGGCTGATTGAGAATGCAACCGGCtgcttttctttaattaaagaaaatacatttttaataaataaaaaaaatgaaagtgttTAAAGGTGAACTTCTTTTTGCTGCGAAAGTCTAAataatgattattttttaatctaaTGATTCATGCTTTCTCATGCCCACTGTTGTCctctactttaatttttttattcttactTTTAATACAATTATAGTTTTAGCACTTTATACCTCTTTGAAGAATGAAGACTTTCAAAGTATAATTTTGAAGCTAtgagtattttattttattcgaAAGTCTTGGACTGAAGGGGGGAGAGGGAGGATGTATGTTGGGCAGTAATTATGTGGTTATCAATCTTCTCATATTATTAcgcatatttatttattaatatatatatatatatatcttagtCCATGACAAAAAACACATagttcaaaaaaatatttgttatatattttaaggtAGGGGTGTGCATCAATTCGAAATCAATATAATTTAGTTAATTAGTATCTAATCCAATACAAATTGGACTCTGATTTTTTCAATACAATGCCATGATTGAttttgataattaaaaaagaaaataatgaaatatgaaacatttatcgttaggtttaatctaatcaaacatattaatatatgcaaatgtaaaatataaataaaatgatacataaaattgttttgattttataatatattaaacatacCTCcatcaaattatttaaaatgtttcaaacattttcaattacaaaaactAAGATGAGCAAAATAAGCATGAAACTAATTATCTTGGATTAGATTCTCACAAGTAAATTCGTCATCCGATCCAATCATGTtggttttagaaattaaaaattcaatccaatccatTAAATAATCAAAACTGATTAAAATTGGATTAAATTGGATTGAATCGGTCGATTCAAATTGCATTGAATCTCACACATCCCTAATTCAAGGTTGAATTAAACTCTAAAAAacttattaaatattttatgagaGCATTTTTGCTCGCCACTTTAACCCAAGGTATATGGTCACCACTtttctcaacacttgacacgtatctataaatataaacatgattatataaatcaaagtaaaaagtTAACTATGGTTATGCCTATAAATATGTGTCAAGTAGTAAAAGGGGTGATGAACATATACCTTGGATTAAAATAAtaagcaaaaatattttaatattttatgagATCAAGAATAACTGTTTGCCAAAAAGCGACGGATTTACTAGATGAAATGAATGTTGTTACagctgtttttatttatttatgagcATTAGAGTCTTTCTTTACCAAACCAGTAAACGCGtaattataatttcatttataacAATCACCAACCCCTACATACAAACAAACCattgcaaaacagaaaaaagaaattacccAGAAGGTGGATAAATAAGAACATACCACCATCACCaaagattattattttttgtaataaaattgtatataATTTGACTAGTTTATTATATAGTTTATCTCGAAATTCTTTTGTGTGGGTCAAaattttatgtgtatatattttgggttCAGTGTGGATTGATGACAAAACATATCACCTATATTTATATCGCATACACAAGGcattattgaagaaaaaaatttaggtaaTCCAGACTTCAGtcaaatatttaataaattcataGATTCGACATATTATAGTGTTATAATCtattactttaaattaaaCTAGTCTTTTTGCACGTGCTTCCGTACCAgtgagagttttttttaatttataaatttataaattaaaaatttattttagaattaaaaaagataatgggtagttgtgttccataaaaatatgattcattatttgattttttttaattttaattttttaaatatgaaaaggtgtgaatttaccatattatcctcatttaattaataattttaattcttaatgtttggattaaccaatgacattttctggtattttgaatgtttcaccattttctgtcttttgctttatatatatatatatatatatatagattaccCATTTAATCCCCTTaattaagttttaaacaaaaattataaatatctaGCCCTTAATTGGGGATTTTGATAGGCAATTTACGGAAAAGAACCCAGTCGTCTTatttatctatctatatatataaagcaaaaggcagagaatggtgaaacattcaaaataccagaaaatgcccttggttaatgcaaacattaagaattcaaattattaattaaatgaggataatatggtaaatttatattttttcatatttaaaaaaattaaaagaaaaagaaaaagcagataatggatcccatttttatggaacacaactacccattatcttttttaattctaaaataaatttacttattttttttaaaaaaccctctcacaagcgcggaagcgcgtgcagaaaggctagtatatataaagcaaaaggtagagaatggtgaaacatttagaatactagaaaatgtcattgattaatgcaaacattaagaactgaaattattaattaaatgaggataatatgataaattcatacttttttatattaaaaaaattaaaattaaaaaaaaaattaataataaattctatttttatagaacaaaACTTCgctatcttttttaattttaaaataaatatatatatatttttaaaatgctTCTCGCAGACTTGAAAGTCCATGTAAAGAAGgtagtttatttatatacCAGAGAACCATCGTCTTATTAAAGATACGCGGCGataataattttgtaaaagaataacgtaaataaaatttaaatatatatatatttttaaacggaaaaagaaaagggtgtCCGGTGCAGTCCACAGCTCAACAGCTCCCACTCACACTCAGCAATAAAATGACTTGCCCTTGGCCTTGTCTTCCTTCTCTCATTAGCCTTTTCGGCTCTCTCTGTCTCCCATAGCTGTAGAGATATTCCCACACgcctctctctttctatctTTGTCTCTCCTCTCCCTTCTTCTTCCCCTTCTTATATATAGCTCTcacaaacaattaaaaaaactcaGAATAAAGGAAAACCagagcaaaagaagaaaaaccatttaatttttggacccaaatagaagaaaaagaaaaagaaagatgggTTTCTCTCATCTGGGATTGTTTGTCTGTGCTTGCCATGTGCTTGTTCTAGGAGCTCTCGCTTCTGCTTCATCCAGAAATTTACCAATCATATCCTTTGATGAAGGGTATAACAAGCTTTTTGGAGACGACAACCTCATGATCCTTAGAGATGGGAAATCCGTTCATCTCTCACTGGACGAACGGACGGGTGTGTTTCCCTTGGTTGCTCCTGGTCTCGTGTATCATGTGAAATGGATTTGCTTGCTGGTTTTGAGGTGGCGTTTCTTGATGGGTTTTTGAccaagtttttgtttcttttcctttttggtggCTTTGTCTGTGTACAGGGTCTGGATTTGTTTCTCAGGACCTCTACCATCATGGATTTTTCAGTGCTTCCATTAAGTTGCCCGCTGATTATACTGCTGGAGTTGTTGTTGCCTTTTATGTGAGTAATCCTGCTTTCCATCTgataagttttttaaaaaaatatttaaaattttcattttactttcctttttctttgttgtagtttagactGTGATAAAAAGACAGCCTGATTCTTTCATTCTTCTGACCCAGATTTTAATCTTCTAGTTTACAGTTATACTTTGTTGTTTCAGTAAAGATTGATTTTATATGGTCAGCAAAAAATTccgtacttttttttttttgggtggcaATTCGAGTCAAGATCTCATCCTATCAATATCACGATACAAACTTGTGTTCTCCTCAGCCTTCAACACAGAGTATATGATAACCCAGATAGGCTGCTCTTAAATTTCTTCCTTGAATTTGTATTTCATGACGTGAAGTTCAAAACTTTAAATGAACCTGGTTGCAccagatgagtttttttttcttccttgaaTTTATGTTCAAGGTTCGTCCTattgaaacaaataaatttcgTTATTTATCCTATGAGTATAAATTTCCATCCAcatgtatgtttttttttttggttttaaaattttccattAGACCGTTaagtttctatttttatttttaaaagcttGTTCTAATCtcatttatgttttaacaGATGTCAAATGGTGACATGTTTCCGAAGAACCATGACgaaattgattttgagtttttggggAATATACGAGGCAAAGAATGGAGGATTCAGACCAATGTTTATGGCAATGGAAGCACCAGCACcggcagagaagagagatacAATCTCTGGTTTGATCCTTCTGATGATTTCCATCAGTACAGTATTCTCTGGACTGACTCTCAGATCATGTGAGCATCAAACAAAACTCACCGCACTAAATTTAGATTAATACGTTAAATCTACGGCATATCATCTTTTTATAAAGCATATTTTCCCATTATTGTCACTAATAATATCATTTTCTCTGAAGTCTGGAGTTTActgttttttgggtttgatgtGATGCCTCTGCTGTGGAGCAGAGGCACGGTTTCTGCTTTTAGTAAAATACAGAACTTGCTCTGTTTTTCCCCATAATACCGCCTCTTGTTTCATCAAAACCAGTTGTCGTGTGGTAGCTGATGCTCTGTTCAATTTCTgattcaagaaaaaagaaaggtatAGGGAATTTTAGTTTGAACGGTAGATTCTAAGTTTAAGGGACAGATACAACCAGATTTTGGGTTGACTGAGACTACCACAACCACTAGGCTTAGTTGATGCAAGTTTTGGTTTTAGGAGGACTGGAAGAAAATGGAATAATTCTAGGGAAGTTCTCGTTCTTAGTGATTATAGAGaaactaaagagaaaaaagttaTGTTTTCTTTATGAGTTATGTAATTGAGATTTTAACTGTGTTCTTGTTTCCAATGTCTATTACTTACAGATTTTATGTGGACGATGTTCCCATTAGAGAGGTTAAGAGAACAGAATCTATGGGTGGTGACTTTCCCTCTAAGCCAATGTCATTGTATGCCACAATATGGGATGGATCTGATTGGGCTACCAATGGTGGAAAATACAGAGTGAATTACAAGTATGCCCCGTATTTGGCCCAGTTCTCTGACCTTGTTCTACACGGCTGTGCAGTTGATCCAATTGAACAGTTATCCAAGAAGTGTGATAACACCCGAAGTTCTGAATCGGTACCTACTGGTGTTACACGCCTACAAAGAATTAAAATGGATAGTTTCAGGAAGAAGCACATGACATACTCCTACTGCTATGACAGAATCCGATACAAGTCTCCTCCTCCAGAGTGTGTGATTAATCCCCAAGAAGCTGAAAGGCTGCGAGTGTTTGACCCCGTCACATTCGGGAAAGGGAGACGCCACCATGGAAAGCATCACCACCGGAGCAGAGGAAGCCAGGCAGAGGGCCACTTCTATATGAATATATAAGATTCTCATATGAGCAAGCACTATGTTCATCTCCATTGGCATTCAGTTGATGTCGCTGAGTCAGTTTTTCGGTGTATAGAGAGGAGAAGCACAAATTTATTGAGGGTGGATAGAGTTTTTATATGGTTGGGTTGGGGGGGCATGTGTGTATAGTTCATATACCTTTAGATGATGGTTCCCAGTTATCATTCATGCTTGTCTTTGGCTTTACAAATTGAATCTAGTGATGATTTCTGTACTTTTGACACGCCCTCATGGgttcaataaatatttaagcATATGGAATTTACTATAATATGTAGTAGGCGTGGATTTCCCTTTTGTTATtgtgaattattattatttttaatggaTCATCAAGTTTACTAAAATTGTTTTCAAcctttcattaataaaagtcCAGAACTTGGTTACactctgttatcttttttaaagTCAGACCTGTGAAGATGATGATACTTTGTCAATGCTTAATTGGAATCCAAGGTCAGTTGGATGTGACAATTGCTGAAGAAATGGTGCAGCAAATGGCAGTATGTTGGACTTTCCCTACGCAGTGAATGCAGCAGGTTAGATTCTTAAGGCTGCCTTCAGTGGATGGTTCATGGTTTCAAAGTTGGTCCCGTGACTTTGAAAGACGAGGGGGAGGTAAAAGTAAGATGAGCAAAACAAAACCTGCTTATATTTTTGGCTGAAGTAAacagttttgaattttctggCATCATTTCTGTGGAAATCCTTTGGCCCACTAGAGAAGAAATGAGCTGTCAAATTTTGGTCGAGTATGAGGCAGCGGTAACTAATTTGTGGTAACCGGTAACTAACCCTTGCTGACATACAACAAAACTATGACTTGCAGTTTGTGTTTGTGGTCCTCTTTTCCACTTGATTTGTGTTTATCTTAACATCTTGACACAAAGATGAAAAGGTAAAAACCTGATGCCATGTTTACCTGAATGGGAAACAGTAGAATAATACTCCACGAGTCAACAGACAAACATTGTTTGGGATTTTCCAAATGTCAAAAGTAACTGTGGGAGCACACTTGGCCACACAACATAAGGTGCCTTGTTActtcgacccaaaaaaaaacaactgtCTTGTTACTCTTACATAATTACATTGGTTGGCTGCTtaatttctccatacctaaAGACTAGGGCTTTGCTGttgatcttttgtttttgttttttgggtgtgcTAGGCAATGaaggatttttaaatttttttcttttttctttttttccaacgGAAAATTAAAGGGTTACGGAATCATGGAAATCTCCCATGTCAATTGGGCTTTTAATCACCTTGCCCCAGTTAAGAGTTGGTAGCCAGGCTCTGATTTTGGGATTCCAAAATATTCGAGCAATGAAAATCCAAATTGAATCCTAAATATTGCCCCAAAATTTCCGGATTCCGAACTCCGAAAATGCATGAAAGAATCCTAGAACTGAAACTGGCAGAGAGTATGGAGGCTtaggaataaaaaagaatgcaaTTTTAAGAAGTGAGAAGTGATCAACTTGACATTAGTTTCATGcaaattcctttttttaaaaatgttctTTCAACAATTTATTAAGATCTTCACAAGAGGTTCAAGAGAATATgtcaataaaaaagaagaagcagataACAGTCAAGATTctgaaacaaaaacattcaGAACCGACCATTTTGGCAGACTTTGGTGCATGTTTTCCCaactaaataaatatcaacgttgtaataaacaaataaataaaatagcaaACAAATATAAGGT
This window encodes:
- the LOC18789932 gene encoding probable xyloglucan endotransglucosylase/hydrolase protein 28: MGFSHLGLFVCACHVLVLGALASASSRNLPIISFDEGYNKLFGDDNLMILRDGKSVHLSLDERTGSGFVSQDLYHHGFFSASIKLPADYTAGVVVAFYMSNGDMFPKNHDEIDFEFLGNIRGKEWRIQTNVYGNGSTSTGREERYNLWFDPSDDFHQYSILWTDSQIIFYVDDVPIREVKRTESMGGDFPSKPMSLYATIWDGSDWATNGGKYRVNYKYAPYLAQFSDLVLHGCAVDPIEQLSKKCDNTRSSESVPTGVTRLQRIKMDSFRKKHMTYSYCYDRIRYKSPPPECVINPQEAERLRVFDPVTFGKGRRHHGKHHHRSRGSQAEGHFYMNI